One stretch of Legionella birminghamensis DNA includes these proteins:
- a CDS encoding DUF6969 family protein: MSEFSFPDLSKAKQARLLAYASQILEAQQQMTTAKGKNIIHYTLQKKRRHESMSHYPKGDRIDRQTGAQYFYHCHREDFDNMEHGHFHCFLRYKGIPARIKPSPLPDWDKHMDNPMAHIVAISMNCYGQPIRLFTVNRWVSSEIWYDAKHVSSFIKQYQMTLEDDPYWQILDQWVEGMLHLFEPQITWLHQERDRQIARIKADNPGANPYEDHRFEELSQIEIDLPTQVQWVLNSINQENIA, from the coding sequence ATGTCTGAATTTTCATTCCCTGATTTAAGTAAAGCAAAACAGGCTCGTCTTTTGGCTTATGCTTCCCAAATTTTGGAAGCCCAGCAACAAATGACAACTGCCAAAGGCAAAAACATCATTCATTACACGCTGCAAAAAAAACGCCGCCATGAGTCAATGAGTCATTATCCCAAAGGGGATCGCATTGATCGCCAAACGGGCGCCCAATATTTTTATCATTGCCATCGCGAAGATTTTGACAATATGGAGCATGGACACTTCCATTGCTTCCTGCGCTACAAAGGGATCCCTGCCAGAATCAAGCCTAGTCCTTTACCCGATTGGGATAAGCACATGGATAACCCGATGGCCCATATCGTCGCTATTTCGATGAATTGCTACGGCCAGCCCATCCGTTTATTCACTGTTAATCGCTGGGTATCATCAGAAATCTGGTATGATGCCAAACATGTTTCAAGTTTTATCAAACAATATCAGATGACTCTGGAAGATGATCCTTATTGGCAAATTCTGGATCAATGGGTCGAAGGTATGCTGCATTTATTCGAACCCCAGATTACCTGGTTGCATCAGGAAAGAGACCGGCAGATTGCCAGGATAAAGGCAGACAATCCGGGGGCGAATCCTTATGAGGATCATCGCTTCGAAGAATTGTCTCAAATCGAAATTGACCTGCCTACACAAGTTCAGTGGGTGTTAAACTCTATAAACCAGGAAAATATTGCCTGA
- a CDS encoding NAD-dependent malic enzyme, protein MSIRINGRGQEILRDPLLNKGTAFTEAEKELFELHGLLPCNTESILEQLRRCRDAYDAKDSPLEKHIYLRALQDRNEVLFYRFVMDNLIEVLPIIYTPVVGEACQQFHRIYRQPRGLFLSYPERDKMEKILASVAKHRRIDVIVVTDGERILGLGDQGAGGLGIPIGKLSLYTVCGGIHPAHTLPIVLDVGTNNQEKFNDPEYLGWRHERVTGDDYDQFIEQFVQSVKKCFPNVLLQFEDFAQQHAYPILEKYRDQLCTFNDDIQGTAAVAVAAIIAATRVSGMPLKDHRIALLGAGSAGCGISEQLVQAMINQGLSEAEARSRFYLVDRMGLLHEGMETILPFQKGFVRSENALKTWSVNNRQQIGLFDVINNAKPTILLGVSGQPNQFTEPMIRAMASYCDRPIVFPLSNPTSRVEATPHQILEWSAGRALVATGSPFEPVTVGSHQIEISQCNNSYIFPGVGLGVVAGKARRVSDKMMMAAAMALSDLSPAMIKGEGALLPELKVIRDVSRHIAKAVILQAIKEKHADKISDADIETAIKETMWYPEYQVFTS, encoded by the coding sequence ATGAGTATCAGGATTAATGGACGCGGCCAGGAAATACTGCGTGATCCATTACTAAATAAAGGCACAGCCTTCACTGAAGCTGAAAAGGAATTATTTGAATTACATGGACTCCTTCCCTGCAATACAGAAAGTATCCTTGAACAGTTAAGACGCTGCCGCGATGCCTACGATGCCAAAGATTCTCCCCTGGAGAAACATATTTATCTGCGAGCCCTGCAAGATCGCAATGAAGTGTTATTTTATCGCTTTGTTATGGATAATTTAATTGAAGTCCTACCCATTATCTATACGCCAGTGGTGGGTGAAGCCTGCCAGCAATTCCATCGGATTTACCGCCAGCCCCGAGGTCTGTTTTTAAGTTATCCCGAGCGGGATAAAATGGAAAAAATTCTTGCATCCGTAGCCAAGCACCGTCGAATCGATGTCATTGTTGTCACGGATGGCGAGCGGATTTTAGGCTTGGGGGATCAAGGTGCCGGCGGCTTGGGAATCCCTATCGGGAAACTATCGCTTTACACGGTCTGCGGTGGAATTCATCCAGCGCATACTCTCCCAATCGTATTGGATGTAGGTACCAATAACCAGGAAAAATTTAATGACCCGGAATATCTGGGCTGGCGTCATGAACGGGTAACCGGTGATGATTATGATCAATTTATCGAACAGTTTGTTCAGTCAGTAAAAAAATGCTTTCCTAATGTGTTATTGCAATTTGAAGATTTTGCCCAGCAGCATGCCTACCCAATTCTTGAAAAATACCGTGATCAGCTGTGCACCTTTAACGATGATATTCAGGGTACTGCGGCAGTCGCAGTCGCTGCTATTATTGCAGCGACCCGGGTTTCCGGAATGCCCTTGAAAGATCATCGCATAGCCTTACTGGGCGCAGGTTCGGCGGGATGCGGCATTAGTGAGCAACTGGTTCAGGCGATGATTAACCAGGGCTTGAGCGAAGCAGAAGCACGCTCCCGCTTTTATCTGGTAGACCGCATGGGTTTATTGCATGAAGGAATGGAAACTATTCTGCCCTTCCAAAAAGGATTTGTCCGGTCAGAAAATGCCTTAAAGACCTGGTCAGTAAATAATCGGCAGCAAATTGGCCTTTTTGATGTGATTAATAATGCCAAGCCAACTATCTTACTCGGCGTTTCTGGCCAACCCAACCAGTTCACCGAACCGATGATCCGCGCCATGGCCAGTTACTGTGATCGTCCGATTGTTTTTCCGCTTTCCAATCCCACTTCAAGAGTGGAGGCAACCCCACATCAAATCCTGGAATGGAGCGCTGGCAGGGCGTTGGTCGCTACCGGCAGCCCTTTCGAGCCAGTAACGGTTGGCTCGCATCAGATTGAAATCTCCCAATGCAATAATTCCTACATCTTCCCTGGTGTGGGGCTGGGAGTTGTTGCTGGGAAAGCAAGACGGGTAAGCGATAAAATGATGATGGCAGCCGCAATGGCCCTGAGTGATTTATCCCCGGCAATGATTAAGGGAGAAGGCGCTCTTTTACCGGAGTTGAAAGTTATTCGCGATGTCAGCCGTCATATTGCCAAAGCAGTAATATTACAAGCAATTAAAGAAAAACATGCGGATAAAATCAGTGATGCCGATATCGAAACCGCCATTAAAGAAACCATGTGGTACCCGGAATATCAGGTTTTCACCAGCTAG
- a CDS encoding FMN-binding glutamate synthase family protein, whose protein sequence is MRRQWYIGFGLVLLSFAFFLVMMHDTIWCLFFLVPIILVGIYDLVQTKHSILRNFPVLGHFRFIMEFLRPEIQQYFIADDQEELPYNREIRSMVYERAKNVRDTIPFGTSRNITQVGYTWVLHSLSPKHVSEVEPRIVVGGPDCSKPYSASRLNISAMSFGSLSPNALMALNKGAKMGNFAHNTGEGGLSPYHLQGGDVIFQIGTAYFGCRDDNGNFDEKEFTSEATREEVKMIEIKLSQGAKPSHGGILPAAKVTPEIAKVRKIKIGGDILSPPAHTAFDSPRTLLEFVKRLRQLSGGKPVGFKLCLGKRHEFLGICKAMMLTGITPDFITVDGAEGGTGAAPVEYTNRVGEPLEAALVFVHNALVGTNLRDKIRIISSGKVASGFDMVANIAMGADMCNAARAMMFAVGCIQSKQCNANTCPTGVATQNLRLQRGLVVEEKKFRVLNFHNNTVRSFLEIVGAMGLCNPSDLSPEYLMRRVSADCVKPFNEIYDYLKPGQLLGEDIPDCFKKHWDKADAEKF, encoded by the coding sequence ATGCGGCGTCAATGGTATATTGGATTTGGGCTAGTCCTGCTAAGCTTCGCTTTCTTTCTGGTAATGATGCACGATACTATCTGGTGCCTTTTTTTTCTGGTTCCAATTATCCTCGTAGGTATTTACGATCTGGTTCAGACCAAACATTCCATCCTGAGAAACTTTCCTGTCCTGGGCCATTTCCGTTTTATTATGGAGTTTTTACGTCCTGAAATTCAGCAATATTTTATCGCTGATGATCAGGAGGAGCTCCCTTATAATCGCGAAATCCGAAGTATGGTCTACGAACGGGCTAAAAATGTCCGTGACACTATTCCCTTTGGCACCAGCCGTAATATCACTCAAGTGGGTTATACCTGGGTCTTGCACTCGCTATCTCCCAAACATGTATCAGAAGTTGAACCACGCATTGTCGTTGGCGGTCCTGATTGCAGCAAGCCCTATAGCGCTTCCCGCTTAAATATTTCGGCCATGAGCTTTGGCTCCTTGTCCCCCAATGCCCTTATGGCGCTTAACAAAGGTGCGAAAATGGGAAATTTTGCCCATAATACTGGCGAAGGCGGACTAAGCCCCTATCATTTGCAAGGTGGCGACGTTATTTTTCAAATCGGCACTGCTTATTTTGGCTGCCGGGATGATAACGGCAACTTTGATGAAAAAGAATTTACCAGTGAAGCGACGCGCGAAGAAGTCAAAATGATCGAAATCAAGCTTTCGCAAGGCGCAAAACCCTCCCATGGGGGGATATTGCCCGCCGCCAAGGTCACCCCTGAAATTGCAAAAGTCCGTAAAATTAAAATAGGCGGCGATATTCTTTCCCCGCCTGCGCATACAGCCTTCGATTCACCCCGTACGCTATTAGAGTTTGTTAAACGTTTGCGGCAACTATCCGGCGGAAAGCCAGTGGGGTTTAAGCTTTGTCTGGGCAAACGCCATGAATTTCTGGGAATCTGCAAAGCCATGATGCTAACAGGCATAACGCCAGATTTCATTACAGTTGACGGTGCGGAAGGCGGTACAGGTGCGGCCCCTGTTGAATACACTAACCGCGTAGGCGAACCTTTGGAAGCGGCTTTGGTCTTTGTCCATAATGCATTGGTGGGGACTAATTTGCGGGATAAAATTCGGATCATCTCAAGTGGAAAAGTGGCAAGCGGGTTTGATATGGTGGCCAATATTGCCATGGGTGCCGACATGTGCAATGCAGCGCGGGCGATGATGTTCGCGGTGGGCTGTATTCAATCAAAACAATGCAATGCCAATACCTGCCCTACAGGTGTTGCAACACAAAATCTTCGTCTTCAGCGCGGCCTTGTTGTTGAAGAGAAAAAATTTCGCGTGTTAAATTTTCATAACAATACTGTAAGAAGTTTCCTTGAGATAGTCGGTGCAATGGGATTATGCAACCCCAGTGATCTCTCACCCGAATATTTAATGCGGCGTGTGAGTGCCGATTGTGTCAAACCTTTTAATGAGATCTATGACTATTTAAAACCAGGCCAGTTACTGGGGGAAGATATCCCCGACTGTTTTAAAAAGCATTGGGATAAGGCGGATGCTGAAAAATTTTAA
- the rph gene encoding ribonuclease PH — protein MRPSNREPNQLRSIQLHRNYTQHAEGSVLVEFGQTRVICNASVVDGVPRFLKGKNQGWITAEYGMLPRATHSRCEREASKGKQGGRTLEIQRLIGRSLRACFDLKVLGENTITIDCDVLQADGGTRTAAITGACLALRDALSWMVSREKLKRMPAFTYVAAVSVGIYRGQSVLDLDYAEDVLAETDMNVVMNEAGDFIEVQGTAEENSFNRAQLNNMLDLADSGIRELINLQKLA, from the coding sequence ATGCGTCCCAGCAATCGTGAGCCCAATCAACTTCGTTCTATTCAATTACATCGCAACTATACCCAGCATGCCGAAGGGTCAGTCCTTGTCGAGTTTGGCCAAACTCGAGTCATCTGTAATGCTTCAGTTGTAGACGGTGTTCCACGCTTTCTCAAAGGGAAAAACCAGGGCTGGATTACGGCAGAATATGGCATGCTGCCGCGGGCGACCCACAGCCGCTGTGAACGTGAAGCCAGCAAGGGCAAACAAGGTGGGCGCACGCTGGAGATTCAACGCCTGATTGGCCGTTCTTTGCGCGCCTGTTTTGATCTTAAAGTCCTGGGTGAAAACACCATAACCATCGATTGCGACGTACTTCAAGCTGATGGCGGAACGAGAACCGCAGCGATTACTGGCGCCTGCCTGGCTCTGCGCGATGCATTGAGCTGGATGGTTAGCCGTGAAAAGCTTAAAAGAATGCCTGCATTCACCTATGTTGCAGCGGTGTCTGTCGGTATCTACCGTGGACAATCTGTTCTTGATCTCGATTATGCGGAAGATGTACTCGCTGAAACAGACATGAATGTAGTGATGAATGAGGCGGGTGATTTCATTGAGGTACAGGGCACTGCTGAAGAAAACAGCTTTAACCGTGCTCAATTGAATAATATGCTCGACCTGGCTGACAGCGGTATCAGGGAATTAATTAACCTGCAAAAATTAGCTTAA
- a CDS encoding SGNH/GDSL hydrolase family protein, with protein MIPEKISHFVLMGDSLTDRGTINNKYLWGCIPMKWITGLDKKSPDGRFTNGYAWSDHLSAGIAENFIIREVGKEYKMDASDISDAVISHDRRVREHVQNSYDLDDDLVVRYKGVDFVRNYSEGGLSAHDYSWVPTSSLSLFFNRMVVSTLEEMREKMLKYDTAHQVSEEQKKATLVIEWSGANDLITVNERPTISEAKKALAARIGNVEELVKKGYRNFILFNLPDLSFTPMYQQKNEYEQSNAQSCTLYFNEQLRIACNELKVRYPYCSVECFDINTLFTDIIQHPAKWGFDPEKVSDSYCDSEDFDIEDGVSPATGYIFWDKIHPSADMHALLAHQFYLRYQFKYNFIAPDFLSESQRQEASSTMSELRRQFIQEYGARLAKDRNGFFGGVARSNIDYKNASLEEIFHHALYEKGHRTRASIEYLNWIDKKGNITLKVPPLEAAKMVAEAKEGMRKGM; from the coding sequence ATGATCCCGGAAAAGATTTCGCATTTTGTATTAATGGGCGATAGCCTTACTGACCGAGGCACTATTAATAATAAATATTTATGGGGATGTATTCCCATGAAATGGATAACTGGTCTGGATAAGAAATCACCGGATGGCCGTTTTACAAATGGATATGCCTGGAGTGATCATTTAAGTGCCGGTATTGCTGAAAACTTCATCATCAGAGAAGTCGGCAAAGAATACAAAATGGATGCAAGCGATATCAGCGATGCGGTAATAAGCCATGACAGACGGGTTAGGGAGCATGTGCAGAACAGTTATGATCTCGATGATGATTTGGTTGTCCGCTACAAGGGGGTCGATTTCGTCAGAAATTATAGTGAGGGTGGTTTAAGTGCCCATGATTACAGCTGGGTGCCTACTTCAAGCTTGAGTCTTTTTTTTAACCGCATGGTTGTTTCTACGCTGGAAGAAATGCGGGAGAAAATGTTGAAATATGATACCGCACACCAGGTATCGGAAGAGCAGAAGAAGGCGACGCTTGTCATTGAGTGGTCTGGCGCCAATGATTTAATTACTGTCAATGAGCGTCCAACAATCAGTGAAGCCAAAAAGGCATTGGCGGCCAGAATCGGAAATGTAGAAGAGTTGGTTAAGAAGGGGTATCGAAACTTTATTTTATTTAACTTACCTGATTTATCATTTACCCCAATGTACCAGCAAAAGAATGAATATGAACAAAGTAATGCCCAGTCCTGTACCCTTTATTTCAATGAGCAATTAAGAATTGCATGCAATGAGTTAAAAGTTCGCTATCCTTATTGTTCTGTAGAATGTTTTGATATTAACACTTTGTTTACCGATATTATTCAGCATCCTGCAAAATGGGGATTTGATCCGGAAAAGGTAAGCGATTCTTATTGCGACTCTGAAGATTTTGATATTGAAGACGGGGTGTCGCCAGCGACAGGATATATTTTCTGGGACAAGATTCATCCCTCCGCTGATATGCATGCCTTACTTGCCCATCAGTTTTATTTGCGATACCAGTTTAAATATAATTTTATTGCGCCTGATTTCCTCTCAGAGAGCCAGCGCCAGGAAGCCAGTTCAACAATGAGTGAATTACGCCGCCAGTTTATACAGGAATATGGCGCAAGGCTGGCCAAGGACAGAAATGGTTTTTTTGGGGGGGTCGCCCGTTCCAATATTGATTATAAGAATGCAAGTCTCGAAGAGATTTTCCATCATGCGCTTTATGAAAAAGGACACAGAACGCGAGCCAGTATTGAATATTTAAACTGGATTGATAAGAAGGGGAATATTACCTTGAAGGTTCCTCCACTGGAGGCGGCAAAGATGGTTGCCGAGGCCAAAGAGGGGATGAGAAAGGGAATGTGA
- a CDS encoding YbdK family carboxylate-amine ligase, whose translation MRKLPFKKSALVSIGVELEFQLINPKTWGHRSCSKDLIRDVPGSGFETRIVPEITQSMIEINSSVHQSAKTMLEEFSELQVFLLQEAEKLGAYICGGGSHPYERWTKQKIFPAKRYKNLARKYRYLSKRATIFGQHIHIGCSTAEDALYLTHALGRYVPQFIALAASSPFYQGVDTGYCSSRSSIFSAFPLSGVIPYLINWNELSEYYYKLRRLGIIGSMKDFYWDIRPKPEFGTVEVRVCDTPLTLGKAVQLAAYLQSLSLYLLEERPTQVSHDLYFLYSYNRFQGSRYGFEGDIINSDNGQHCLIQDDILNTLKKINQQIEYLGNTAILNSLQTDTLNKVNDASLLRKVFKESGSLNQVVKLQCELWKQPLDKYSQEGIDSLSQ comes from the coding sequence ATGCGAAAATTACCATTTAAAAAGTCCGCCCTTGTTTCGATTGGGGTAGAACTGGAATTCCAGTTGATCAATCCAAAAACCTGGGGACATCGCTCCTGTTCGAAAGATTTAATCAGGGATGTTCCCGGAAGCGGCTTTGAAACACGTATCGTTCCTGAAATTACTCAAAGCATGATTGAAATTAACTCATCGGTTCACCAGTCAGCAAAAACAATGTTGGAAGAATTTTCGGAGCTTCAGGTCTTTCTTTTACAGGAGGCGGAGAAACTGGGCGCCTATATTTGCGGAGGAGGCTCCCATCCTTATGAGCGCTGGACAAAACAGAAAATTTTCCCGGCAAAGCGCTATAAAAATCTGGCGCGGAAATATCGTTATCTTTCTAAAAGAGCGACCATTTTTGGTCAGCATATTCATATTGGCTGTTCCACTGCGGAAGATGCCTTGTACCTGACCCATGCGCTGGGACGTTATGTTCCACAATTTATCGCCCTGGCTGCCTCCTCCCCCTTCTATCAGGGCGTGGACACGGGCTATTGCTCTTCCCGCTCCAGTATTTTTAGCGCTTTCCCCTTAAGTGGAGTAATTCCCTATCTTATCAACTGGAATGAATTGTCTGAGTACTACTATAAATTGCGCCGTCTCGGAATAATCGGCAGCATGAAAGATTTCTATTGGGATATTCGGCCAAAACCAGAGTTCGGTACTGTAGAAGTCCGCGTATGCGATACGCCTTTAACCTTGGGCAAAGCGGTGCAACTGGCTGCTTATTTACAAAGCCTGTCCCTTTATTTGCTGGAAGAACGTCCAACGCAGGTGAGCCATGATCTTTATTTTCTATACAGCTATAACCGCTTTCAGGGAAGCCGGTATGGCTTTGAAGGGGATATTATTAACTCGGATAATGGCCAACATTGTTTAATTCAGGACGACATCCTCAATACACTAAAAAAAATAAACCAGCAAATTGAGTATTTAGGAAACACAGCCATTCTTAATTCACTGCAAACGGATACCCTCAATAAAGTAAATGATGCTTCCTTACTCAGAAAAGTATTTAAAGAAAGCGGTTCGCTGAATCAGGTAGTAAAATTGCAATGCGAATTATGGAAGCAGCCACTTGATAAATATTCTCAAGAAGGTATTGATTCTCTCAGCCAATGA
- a CDS encoding multidrug effflux MFS transporter → MHFKLPPVWLIVLIAGLPQLSETIYTPSLPDIARSLHTSASMIEYTLSIYLFGFAIGTLVWGKFSDRFGRKPGILIGLLIFILGCMGCYFSTTIEGLMLSRFIQAFGGSIGSVLGQAICRDAFQGSALGKVYSVVGSALAVFPAIGPVAGGLIAETLGWRTIFIVLACFCLFLFFLITQKLPETHLPERRTNISMRAVANQLVRNNKVMGFAFLVAGCNGISFSYFAEGPFYFIKMLGLSPSQYGMSFIALAMSTMMGGLVSKRLHTHYSSDKIMRYGLLIILIATISYSSFAVVSNLPPAIMITASLIMLMIIMFGSCMVTSNALALALTDFKWCIGTASSLFGFLYYCLISLFTVGMGYFHNATLWAMPLYFLGIGLFMFLVDKLMIKS, encoded by the coding sequence ATGCATTTCAAGTTACCACCTGTATGGTTAATTGTGCTCATCGCTGGGCTTCCTCAGCTTTCTGAAACAATATATACGCCTTCTTTACCTGATATTGCCCGAAGTTTACATACCTCGGCATCGATGATTGAATATACCCTTAGTATTTATTTATTCGGTTTTGCCATTGGCACCCTGGTCTGGGGTAAATTTTCGGACAGATTTGGTCGAAAACCCGGCATACTAATCGGCTTGCTTATCTTTATTCTCGGCTGTATGGGATGCTATTTTTCTACCACGATTGAGGGACTGATGCTGAGCCGTTTTATACAGGCTTTTGGAGGGAGCATCGGCAGTGTACTCGGCCAAGCCATTTGCCGGGATGCATTTCAGGGAAGTGCCTTGGGTAAAGTCTACTCTGTGGTCGGCAGCGCCCTGGCCGTTTTTCCTGCGATAGGTCCTGTGGCAGGAGGGTTAATTGCTGAAACTCTGGGTTGGCGTACTATTTTTATTGTACTGGCCTGTTTCTGCCTGTTTTTATTTTTTTTAATCACTCAGAAACTGCCGGAAACCCATCTGCCAGAAAGAAGAACAAACATCTCAATGAGAGCAGTCGCCAATCAGTTGGTTAGGAATAACAAAGTGATGGGATTTGCTTTTCTGGTCGCTGGATGTAACGGTATTTCTTTCAGCTATTTTGCAGAAGGCCCCTTCTACTTTATCAAGATGCTTGGTTTATCACCCAGTCAGTATGGTATGAGTTTTATTGCGCTCGCAATGAGTACCATGATGGGCGGTCTGGTGTCCAAACGTCTGCATACCCATTACTCTTCCGACAAAATAATGCGATATGGTCTGCTTATTATTTTGATAGCGACAATTTCATACAGCAGCTTTGCTGTGGTTTCCAATTTGCCGCCCGCAATAATGATTACGGCCAGTCTTATTATGCTAATGATTATTATGTTCGGAAGCTGCATGGTAACCAGTAATGCGCTGGCTTTGGCCCTGACTGATTTTAAATGGTGTATTGGAACAGCATCCAGCCTGTTCGGATTTCTATACTATTGTTTAATTTCTCTTTTTACAGTAGGTATGGGCTATTTTCATAATGCTACATTATGGGCCATGCCGCTTTATTTTTTGGGAATTGGTCTGTTTATGTTTTTGGTCGACAAACTGATGATTAAGTCTTGA
- the folB gene encoding dihydroneopterin aldolase codes for MDTLEIKALKIATRIGVHQWEQQIKQNLFIDITIPSDFSQCEDALDKTTDYDALCRSVTDYVESNSFQLIETVAEHVAALVKREFKLEQVCVSVSKPHSIPNAGDVRVTVSR; via the coding sequence ATGGATACTCTGGAAATTAAAGCGTTAAAAATTGCCACCCGCATTGGAGTGCATCAATGGGAACAACAAATCAAACAAAATCTGTTTATCGATATTACTATCCCGTCTGATTTTAGCCAGTGCGAAGATGCTCTGGATAAAACCACCGATTATGATGCCCTCTGCCGCAGTGTTACAGACTATGTCGAATCGAATTCCTTTCAGCTGATTGAAACGGTTGCTGAACACGTCGCTGCTCTGGTTAAAAGGGAATTCAAGCTTGAGCAAGTATGCGTAAGTGTTAGCAAACCGCATTCGATTCCCAATGCAGGAGATGTGCGGGTAACCGTAAGCCGCTGA
- a CDS encoding YicC/YloC family endoribonuclease, giving the protein MTSSMTAFAREQIEIDGMIFCWEIRSVNHRYMDVSFRLPESWRFLENDLRSMLRGQISRGKLECQLKHQDNSGLDKAISINEPLLNALIGTAEKLSGDKHLANDMSLSKVLAWPGIVTIEQPVLEQFSPSILNLFGSTLKQLEQMRATEGAALHSHVLKRLSGLQAEIGKAKTFAEKNALSARDKLLTRLHSLNLEVDNNRLEQELALLLSKMDVTEELDRLTVHVQEVSKSLNAKEPAGRRLDFLMQELNREANTLSSKSDSIELTQSAVEMKVFIEQMREQIQNIE; this is encoded by the coding sequence ATGACTAGTAGTATGACCGCTTTTGCACGCGAGCAAATTGAAATAGACGGCATGATTTTTTGTTGGGAAATCCGTTCAGTCAATCACCGATATATGGATGTTTCCTTTCGCTTGCCGGAATCATGGCGTTTTCTTGAGAATGATTTGCGATCAATGCTTCGTGGTCAGATTAGCCGGGGCAAGCTGGAGTGTCAGTTAAAACACCAGGATAACTCAGGCCTGGATAAAGCGATTTCGATTAATGAACCCCTTTTAAATGCATTAATAGGAACTGCCGAAAAGCTTTCAGGGGATAAGCATTTAGCGAATGATATGAGCCTTTCAAAGGTATTGGCCTGGCCCGGTATAGTTACAATTGAACAACCTGTTTTAGAGCAATTTTCGCCTTCTATACTAAACTTGTTTGGCAGTACTTTAAAACAGTTGGAGCAAATGCGGGCAACAGAAGGGGCGGCACTGCACTCGCATGTGCTTAAACGACTTTCGGGATTGCAGGCTGAAATTGGCAAAGCCAAAACCTTTGCCGAGAAAAATGCCTTGTCGGCGCGTGATAAGCTGCTTACGCGACTGCATAGTTTAAACCTTGAAGTCGATAATAATCGGCTTGAGCAGGAATTGGCGCTTTTACTAAGTAAAATGGATGTGACTGAAGAGCTCGATCGCTTAACTGTTCATGTTCAGGAAGTAAGCAAAAGCCTCAACGCAAAAGAGCCTGCGGGGCGGCGTCTGGATTTTTTAATGCAGGAATTGAATCGCGAAGCTAACACCTTAAGCTCCAAATCGGATTCAATTGAACTGACGCAGTCTGCCGTAGAAATGAAGGTTTTCATAGAGCAGATGCGAGAACAAATTCAAAATATAGAGTAA
- a CDS encoding antibiotic biosynthesis monooxygenase family protein, which produces MVFMFTVVTKESTREEFIHSFEMMKSVPGFQSIALYQDLSNKNRFTCVEYWDSHESHTQHVKEIPDEVRDQWLSLLDEISPGQFYEKITEVVA; this is translated from the coding sequence ATGGTTTTTATGTTTACCGTTGTCACAAAAGAGTCCACTCGTGAAGAATTCATTCATTCTTTTGAAATGATGAAATCGGTGCCCGGATTTCAAAGTATCGCCCTGTATCAGGACTTGTCTAATAAAAACAGATTTACCTGCGTTGAGTATTGGGATAGCCATGAAAGCCATACACAGCATGTAAAGGAAATACCTGACGAGGTTAGGGATCAATGGTTGAGTCTTCTTGATGAGATCTCACCAGGTCAATTTTATGAAAAAATTACAGAGGTCGTTGCTTAA